The genome window TATTAATTTATACCCTATCTTTGCAAAAGAAACAAAGAGTTATCTAATTTTATAAAGTTATGTTATCAATTCAATTACATCATCATCATTCTCATAATTGCTCTCAAGCGATGTGTTAATGGTATGCGTGTAAATCACAATAATCTAAACCCGTTTGAGTACATCAAGCGGGTTTTTTATTACCCATTCTTTGTACTCAGGCATTAACTCAAAACAACAAACTAAAAAAAACTAAAATGAGTACACTTAAAATTGCAATTCAAAAATCGGGACGTTTAAACGAAGAAAGCATCCAAATCCTAAAAGACTGCGGTATTTCAATAGACAACGGAAACGACCAGTTAAAAGCCGAAGCAACTAACTTCCCCTTAGAAGTTTTATTTCTTAGAAATTCTGACATCCCGCAATACTTAATTGACGGTGTTGTTGATGCAGCTATCGTGGGAGATAATCTTTTGGTAGAAAAAGGAAAAGGGATTGAAGTAGCCCAAAAATTAGGTTTTTCAAAATGCAGAGTCTCTGTTGCAGTTCCCAAAACCTTCGAATACAATTCTATAAAAGATTTAGACGGACTAAGAATCGCTACATCTTACCCTAATACAGTTGTTGACTATTTTGCTTCCTTTGGAATGACGGTTGATATTCACCAAATTTCAGGATCAGTTGAAATTGCACCAAATATTGGCCTTGCCGATGCTATTGTAGATATCGTTTCAAGCGGAAGCACTTTATTCAAAAACAACTTGAAAGAAGTTGAAGTTATCCTGAAAAGTGAAGCGGTTTTGGCAGTTTCTCCAAAAATAAACCCAGAAAACCAAAAGTTAATCGACACTCTGAAATTCCGAATCGAATCGGTTTTGAGAGCCAGAAAATCGAGGTATATTTTGATGAATGTGCCAAACGACAAAATTGATGAAGTTGGAAAGATTCTTCCAGTGTTACGAAGCTTAACTGTTCTGCCTTTGGCGCAGGAAGGATGGAGCAGCGTACACTCGGTGATTGACAAAGATACTTTCTGGGAAGTAATCGACAAATTGAAGGATGCCGGTGCCGAAGGAATTTTAGTTTGTCCTATTGAAAAAATGGTACTTTAAGTTTCGCGCTTTAGGCTGTAAGCAATACGCTTTAAGCCTCAAAACATATCGTAAATTAACTTATAGTATACCGCTTAAAGCTTAAAGCATAAAAAAATGAATAAAATATACAATCCAAAACCAGAAACCTGGTCCTCAATTTTAGAAAGACCAACTAAAACAGTTGACGATATAGAAGCAACGGTGAAAGGAATTTTCAAAGAAGTGCAGTCAAAAGGAGATTTTGCAGTAGCAAAATACACTTCACTTTTTGACGGAGCTTCAGTTCCTGAACTGGAAGTTTCACAAACCGAAATAGCCACGGCAATCGCAACTATTTCAAAAGAATTAAAAGAAGCCATCCAATTGGCAAAATCAAATATTGAAAAATTCCACTTAGCCCAAAAAACAAATCGCATTGAAGTTGAAACCATCGAAGGCGTAAACTGCTGGCAGGAAAAAAGACCTATTCAAAAAATCGGTTTGTATATTCCGGGCGGAACCGCTCCTTTGTTTTCGACTGTGCTAATGCTGGCAGTTCCAGCAAATCTTGCAGGATGCAGCGAAATCGTACTATGTTCGCCTCCTGACAAAAACGGAAACATCAATCCTGCCATTTTATATGCCGCTTATTTATGCGGTGTGACCAAAATCCTGAAAGTGGGAGGGATTCAGGCGATTGCCGGAATGACTTTTGGAACTGTTAGTATTCCAAAAGTGTATAAAATATTCGGACCGGGAAATCAGTTTGTAACTGTTGCTAAGCAATTAGCAACTCAATTTGGCGTTGCAATCGATATGCCGGCAGGACCATCTGAATTATTGATTGTAGCCGATGACAGTGCCGTTCCTGCATTCGTTGCATCCGACTTACTTTCTCAGGCCGAACACGGAACTGACAGTCAGGTGATTTTGGTTTCCACTTCAAAAACATTGATCGATGAGGTTGAAAAAGAAGTACAATCTCAAATGGATGTTTTACCACGAAAAGCTATCGCAGAAAAGGCTATTGCAAATTCCAAATTAATTTTTGTTGAAAATGATGCCATCGCTTTAGAATTAATCAATGAATACGGCCCTGAACATTTTATTATTTGTACCAAAGAAGAAGCTTTCTATGTAGATAATATTGCAAACGCAGGTTCTGTTTTTATTGGGAACTACACTCCTGAAAGTGCAGGAGATTACGCATCGGGAACTAATCATACCTTGCCAACAAATGGTTATGCCAAAAATTACAGCGGTGTAAACCTTGATAGTTTTACCAAATCAATGACTTTCCAAAAAATATCCGAAAAAGGTATTCAAAACATTGGAAAAGCGATTGAAATAATGGCTGAAGCCGAGGGATTACAGGCGCATAAGAATGCAGTTACCTTGAGATTGAAGAATTTAAAATAGAGACAAGAAACAAGAGCAAAGACAAAGATTAAAAGAATTGCAGAACTGAACACAAAGTCTTTCTTCTTGCATCTTTTTTCTTTTCTCAAAAAAAATAAAAAATGACTTTCGATATAAACACTATAGTACGTGAAAACGTCAAGAAATTAAAGCCTTATTCTTCGGCTCGTGATGAGTTTGAAGATTTCGATACAGCTGATATGATTTTTTTGGATGCCAATGAAAATCCATATCAAAACGGCGTAAACCGCTATCCAGATCCACAGCAAGGCAATGTAAAAGTAGTTTTGGGGAAAATGAAAAACGTAAACCCAAAACAAATTCTGTTAGGAAACGGAAGCGATGAGGTTTTGGACTTATTATTCAGAGCTTTCTGTGAGCCAAAAGTTGACAACGTAATTTCGTTACCTCCAACTTACGGTATGTACGGTGTATTGGCCAACATCAATGCCGTTGAAAACAGAGAAGTATTGCTTTCGAATGATTTTCAGCCACAAGTGGAGAAAATTTTAGAAGCAGTTGATACTAATTCTAAAATCATCTTTTTGTGTTCGCCAAATAATCCTACTGGGAATTCTTTTTCAGAGGAAAGTGTTAGAACATTATTGGAAAGTTTCAATGGATTTGTCGTTATTGACGAAGCTTATATTGATTTTTCAGATAAAGAAGGCTGGTTGAAAAAATTAGATCAATATCCAAATTTAATTATTACACAGACTTTATCTAAAGCTTATGGTCTGGCAGGAATCCGTTTAGGAGTTTGCTATGCTTCTACAGAAGTAATTTCAGTTTTAAATAAAATCAAACCGCCTTATAACGTAAACGAATTGACACAGCTTCGTGCTTTGGAACGCTTGAGTGATGAAGTGAAAATTGCGAGTGAAATCACCTCAATTATAGCACAAAGAACAGAATTACTTTCAGTTTTAGATGAAGTATCTTTCGTAGAAAAAATCTATCCGACAGAGGCTAATTTTATCCTAATAAAAGTAGATGATGCCAACAAACGTTACGATGAATTAATTGCCAAAGGAATTGTGATTCGCAATAGAACGACTCAGCCACTGTGTGAAAATACCTTGCGTTTGACTATTGGAACTGAAGAAGAAAATAAAAAATTAATTGAAGCATTACAAAATTAATCAACTAAGACCTAACAGGTTTTAGAAACCTGTTAGGTCTAGAATAAAATAACTTATGAAGAAAGTACTTTTTATAGATCGTGATGGAACGATTGTATTGGAACCGGAAGGATATCAATTAGACAGTTTAGAAAAACTGGAATTTTACCCAAAAGCATTTCAGTATTTGGCAAAAATCGCCAAAGAAATGGATTACGAATTGGTTATGGTTACCAATCAGGATGGACTGGGAACCGATAGTTTTCCGGAAGATACATTTTGGCCAACACAAAACTTTATTTTAAGAGCTTTTGAAAACGAAGGTGTTCTTTTTGATGATATTTTTATAGATCGTTCTTTCCCTGAAGACAATGCGCCAACGCGTAAGCCTCGCACAGGAATGCTTACCAAATACATTGATAATCCAAATTACGATTTGGCTAACTCATTTGTTTTAGGCGATCGCATTACCGATGTGGAATTGGCTAAAAACCTAGGCGCAAAAGCTATTTTCTTAAAATCGGAAGATGATTTGGGAATTGCTGAAATCTCAAGCAAAAAAGAAGAATTAGACGAAATCATTGTCTTGCATTCTACCGATTGGAAAGTGATTTACGAGTTTTTAAAACTAGAAGCGCGTTCGGCATCGATTTCAAGAAAAACAAACGAGACAGATATTTACATCAACCTGAACCTGGACGGAACAGGAAAAAGCAAAATCGAAACAGGAATTGCCTTTTTTGACCACATGCTTGACCAAATCGCACGCCACGGACAAATGGACTTGGAGATTTTGGTAAAAGGCGACCTTGAAGTTGATGAACACCATACGATAGAAGACACAGCAATTGCTTTGGGAGAAGTTTTTGCGAAAGCTTTAGGAAACAAATTAGGAATTGAGCGTTATGGCTTCTGTTTGCCAATGGATGATTGCTTATCACAAGTAGCAATTGATTTTGGCGGTAGAAACTGGCTAGTTTGGGAAACCGAATTCAAACGCGAAATGGTAGGTAAAATGCCAACGGAAATGTTTTATCATTTCTTTAAATCTTTCTCTGACGGAGCCAAAGCTAATATTAACATCAAAGCAGAGGGAACGAACGAACATCACAAAATAGAAGCTATTTTTAAGGCTTTTGCGAAAGCGATTAAAGTAGCCGTAAAACGTGATACCGAGAAAATGATTTTGCCTTCAACAAAAGGAATGCTTTAATATTACCAATTATGGATGCTCAAAAATTTGCTTCAGAATGGATTGAATCCTGGAATTCTCACGATTTGGATGATATTTTAAATCATTATTCAGAGGATATCGAAATTACTACTCCAATGATAAAAT of Flavobacterium marginilacus contains these proteins:
- the hisG gene encoding ATP phosphoribosyltransferase, with the translated sequence MSTLKIAIQKSGRLNEESIQILKDCGISIDNGNDQLKAEATNFPLEVLFLRNSDIPQYLIDGVVDAAIVGDNLLVEKGKGIEVAQKLGFSKCRVSVAVPKTFEYNSIKDLDGLRIATSYPNTVVDYFASFGMTVDIHQISGSVEIAPNIGLADAIVDIVSSGSTLFKNNLKEVEVILKSEAVLAVSPKINPENQKLIDTLKFRIESVLRARKSRYILMNVPNDKIDEVGKILPVLRSLTVLPLAQEGWSSVHSVIDKDTFWEVIDKLKDAGAEGILVCPIEKMVL
- the hisD gene encoding histidinol dehydrogenase, translating into MNKIYNPKPETWSSILERPTKTVDDIEATVKGIFKEVQSKGDFAVAKYTSLFDGASVPELEVSQTEIATAIATISKELKEAIQLAKSNIEKFHLAQKTNRIEVETIEGVNCWQEKRPIQKIGLYIPGGTAPLFSTVLMLAVPANLAGCSEIVLCSPPDKNGNINPAILYAAYLCGVTKILKVGGIQAIAGMTFGTVSIPKVYKIFGPGNQFVTVAKQLATQFGVAIDMPAGPSELLIVADDSAVPAFVASDLLSQAEHGTDSQVILVSTSKTLIDEVEKEVQSQMDVLPRKAIAEKAIANSKLIFVENDAIALELINEYGPEHFIICTKEEAFYVDNIANAGSVFIGNYTPESAGDYASGTNHTLPTNGYAKNYSGVNLDSFTKSMTFQKISEKGIQNIGKAIEIMAEAEGLQAHKNAVTLRLKNLK
- the hisC gene encoding histidinol-phosphate transaminase, which produces MTFDINTIVRENVKKLKPYSSARDEFEDFDTADMIFLDANENPYQNGVNRYPDPQQGNVKVVLGKMKNVNPKQILLGNGSDEVLDLLFRAFCEPKVDNVISLPPTYGMYGVLANINAVENREVLLSNDFQPQVEKILEAVDTNSKIIFLCSPNNPTGNSFSEESVRTLLESFNGFVVIDEAYIDFSDKEGWLKKLDQYPNLIITQTLSKAYGLAGIRLGVCYASTEVISVLNKIKPPYNVNELTQLRALERLSDEVKIASEITSIIAQRTELLSVLDEVSFVEKIYPTEANFILIKVDDANKRYDELIAKGIVIRNRTTQPLCENTLRLTIGTEEENKKLIEALQN
- the hisB gene encoding bifunctional histidinol-phosphatase/imidazoleglycerol-phosphate dehydratase HisB, producing the protein MKKVLFIDRDGTIVLEPEGYQLDSLEKLEFYPKAFQYLAKIAKEMDYELVMVTNQDGLGTDSFPEDTFWPTQNFILRAFENEGVLFDDIFIDRSFPEDNAPTRKPRTGMLTKYIDNPNYDLANSFVLGDRITDVELAKNLGAKAIFLKSEDDLGIAEISSKKEELDEIIVLHSTDWKVIYEFLKLEARSASISRKTNETDIYINLNLDGTGKSKIETGIAFFDHMLDQIARHGQMDLEILVKGDLEVDEHHTIEDTAIALGEVFAKALGNKLGIERYGFCLPMDDCLSQVAIDFGGRNWLVWETEFKREMVGKMPTEMFYHFFKSFSDGAKANINIKAEGTNEHHKIEAIFKAFAKAIKVAVKRDTEKMILPSTKGML